In the genome of Thermoanaerobaculia bacterium, the window GCGGCTCGCGAGCGGCGCCGCGGCGGAGATCGCCCGCGCGACCGCCGAGCAGAGCGACGGGTCGCACCGCGTGGCGACCGCGATCGACCGCGTCCGCGAGCAGATCGCCCAGATCGCCTCGGCCATGTCGCAGCAGAGGGCGGGCGGACGGCACATCGAGAACGCCGTCACCTCCATGCGGGAGCGTTCCGCGTCGATCAAGGGCGCCGTTCGCGAGCAGAAGAACGCCGGGGACTCGATCGCGCAGGCGGCCGAGAGCACGCTCGCCCGCATCCGGGAGGTCCTCTCGTCGACGGAGCGCCAGAAAGCGGAGTCGGCGCGCCTGGTCGAGCTCATCTCGCGCGTGCGCCGGCAGAGCGCCGAGAACACGCAGACGGCGTCCGTCGTGAGCGCCGCGATCGAGGATCTGCAGACCGAGATCGGGGCCCTCGAGCGGGAGATCTCCCGTTTCCGGCTCGCGGACGCGTGAGCGGCGTCGCGGGTCTCGTCGTCCGCGTCGGCGGCGCCTCGTATTTCGTCCCCGTCGAGCGGGTCGGCTTCGTCACCCTGGTCCGCGAGGTCCGCGACGGGTGCCTCGTCATGCCGCGCGGGGTCCTGCCGTTGGTCGATCCGTCGGCGTCCGGTTCGCCGGCCCGCGGCACCGCCGTCGCGGTGCGGACGGGGACCGATTTCGTCGCGCTGGCCGTCGACGCCGTGGAGCTCGCCGATCCCGAGGCGGCGGCGCGGGCGATCCCGATTTCCGCCCTCGAGGACGTCCTCGCCGCCGGTCGGCTCCACCGTCCCTGACGGGGCGCCACGCGGACCGCGGCCGGCGGCGGCGCTCATCTTGCTCCTTTCCCGCCGCGCGTTAAGATAGGCGTCGACCCTGGGGGGGAGGCAAACATGAACACCTGGCAGGCCGTCCTGGACGAAGCATCGCAGACGCTCAAGGACGGCAACGACGATCTCGCCGAATGCTGGAAGGACCTTCGCGGCGAAGCCTTCTCGCGCGGCGAAGCGCTCCTCGAAGAGGCCAAGCGCCACGGCGCGGCGCTCCTGGCGCTCGCCGCCGGGCGCGGCGTGCGCCTCGCGAAGGAATACGGCGTCCCGCTCGTGACCGGGGGGCGTCGCCGCCGCCGATCGGGATGGAAGTGGATCGTGGGCATCGCGGCGGTCGCGATCATCGCCGCCGCGGTCGCGTCGCGGGACTGACGGCCGGACCCGTGGAAGAGCCGGAATCGTCCGAGCCGGCGCCGGGCGCCTGGGGCGAGTGGAAGGATTCCGCCGCCGCTTTCGCGCGGTCGGCCCGGGCTCTCGCGTCCGTGCGCTGGGCGATGTTTCGCGGGGAGGCGGGCGCCTGGGCGCGGGGAATGGCGGTGCGCGCGGCGATGCTCGTCGTCGCGCTCGCCCTGATGGTGCTGGCCTCGGCTCTCCTCGTCGCCGGACTCGTGGCGGCGCTCTACGCCTGGTGGGGCACGCTCGTGGGCGCGATCTTCGCGGTGTTCGGACTGTGCGTGCTCGCCGCGGCGGGGCTCGGATTCGCCGGATGGCGCGGCATCGCGGCGCCGTCGCTGCGCCGCACGGCCGAGGAGCTCCGGCGCGACTTCGACGCTTTCACGGGTCCCGAACCGTGAAACCGGACCTCGACTCCCTCGCCGCCGCCGGCGACCGCGAGCGAATCCGCCTCGCCTCCTCCTGGCGCGCGCTCGAGCACGCGACCGGCCGCCTGTCGTCGGAAACCGCGGCCCGGATCCGGACGGCGGGCTCCACGCTCAAGTGGGGCGGCCTCTCCATGCTCGCCGCCACCGTGCTGCTGCGCTGGACGAAGGTCAGGACCGGATGGCGGATCGGGAAGGTGCTGCTCGGCGTCGCCCCCGCGCTCGCGAAGCTCGCGGCGCCGAGGGCTCCCGGTTTCCTGTCACATCTTCTCCGGCGACGGGATTCCGAGTAGCGCCAGCAGGCGCGACAGACCGGAGCGGAACGCGAGAGCGGCCGCGAGCCGGCGGGCCCGAAGCCGCGGGTCCTCCTCCGAAACGATCGGGTGCCGGTGGTAGAAGCGCGAGAACGCCTGCGCGAGCGCGTAAGCATGCCGCGCGACGGCGGCGATCTCGAGCGCTTCGACCGCGCGCGCGACGACGTCGTCGATCCGCGCGGCCTCGACGAAGAGCTCCCAGAGGTCGTCTTCCCACGGCGCGTCGCCGAGGGTTGCCGGATCGACTTCCGCGGAAAGGCCGCGCTCCCGGAGCTTCCGGAGGATGTTCTCGACCCGCACGAACGAGTACTGGAGATACGGGCCGGTATCCCCCTCGAAGGCGAGGGCCTCGTCGAAATCGAAGGCGATGATCTTGTTGCGGCCGAACTTCAGCATGAAGTAGCGGAGCGCGCCGACGGCGATCGCCTCCGCCTGGGCGTTCCCGGTGTCTTCCGACGGCGGCGCGAGCTCGTTCGACACGGAGCGTTTCCGCGCCTCGCCGATCAGCAGCTCGAGGAGGTCGTTCGCCTTGACGCCGAGGCCTTTGCGCCCGGACATCTCGACGACCGCTTTCCCGCGGTCCTCGTCGGAGAGCCGGTACTCGTCCCCGAACTCCTCCGCGAGGCGGGCGACCGATTTCGGGGTCATCGCGACCATCTCGTACGCGAAATGGATCGACTGTTCGGCCTCCGCTTCCCGTCCGAGCGCGCGGAGCCCTTCGCGCACGACCTTCTGCGGATAGGACTGCCGCTGGTCGATCACGTTGATCACGCGCGCGGCTGCGCCGAAGGGAGGATGGTCGCCGGTCGCGCCGGTCTCCGTCCGCCAGATCGGATGGTCGCGGACCTCCGCCGGCACGGAGTCGGCCGCGCCGCGAGCCGCGTTCCAGTCGGGGACGAAGGGGGCGTAGTCGAAGTCGAGGCCGAGCTTGCCGAACTTCCACAGCTGGTAGGCGATGTCCTTGCCCGTGTACGTCACCGTGCCGTTGCTCCGGACGAGGATCTTGTCGGGCTCCTCGAGGCCCGCGAACTCCTCCGAATGCGTGAGCCTCATGACCCAGCAGCCCGCGTGCTTGCCCTCCGTCTCGAGCACGATCGCCCCCCGCGCCTCGAGGAGCTCGAACGCGCGGGTCCAGAAATGCTTCGCGAGGATGTCGGACTCGCGCGGAAGCAGGTCGTAGCGGACGCCGAGGCGCCCCATCGTGGCGACGTGCTCCCGCGTGATCGCCTCGGAAATGAGGGCGGCCGCCGCGGCGCGCGCATTGCCGCCCTCCTCCATCGCATGGAGCGTCTCGTTGCGAAGGCCCTTCGTGGACACGTCGGATTCGTACCAGCGGCCGACCTCGGCGTAGACCTCCCAGCACAGGTCTCCGAATGCCCGATAGCGCTCGCCCGCGCTCGCCGGCCGTTCGATCGCTTCGCGGATCCGGTCGAGCGACCAGCGTCGGAGGTCCCAGAACCCGACGACGACGTCCGCGACCTGCACCCCGGTGTCGTCGATGTAGTTCTGGACCTCGACGGCGTGCCCCGACGCCCGGAGACAGCGGACGAGCGTGTCCCCGAGGATGGCGTTCCGGAGGTGCCCGATGTGGGCCGCCTTGTTCGGGTTGATGTTCGTGTGCTCGACGATGACCTTCGCGGCCGCGCCCGCCCGCGGGATGGCGCTCTCCTCTTCGGCGAAGAACCGGGCCACGAACGCGGCGCGGTCGAGCCGGAAGTTGACGTATCCGGCACCTTCCACGCGCGCCTCCGCGAATCCCGGAGGAAGGACGATCGATCCCGCGATCTCCCGGGCGATGTCCCGGGGAGCGCGGCGCAGGGTCCTGGCGAGGTCGAAGGCCGCCGTGGTCGAATAGTCGCCGTGTGCGGGATCGGCGGGCCGCTCGAGCTCCACGGTCCCGGGCGGCGCCGCGCCGAAGGCGGCGGCAATGGCCCGCGAAACCGCCTCGGCGAGCTCGACTCGCCGGGCGCCATAGAGGGAAAAACGGCTCAAAGCGGCGGCAGTTTACCGCGGAAGTCGCGAAAGCTTGCTCGGGGGCCGGCAGCGCGTGCCCGCCGTGCGGCTGCGCCGAACGAGCGGCTCGACCGCACGTGCGGGCACCCCGTCGCAGCGCTTCCGCTCCCGCATCGCAGTTTTTCGCCTCGGTGGCTCGCGCACGGGCGTGCGCGGCGATCGGCGCGCTCAGCGCTGGATAGCCTGCGGCGAAAAATCAAGCGATGCGAGGGCCTCCGAGGCCATGCTCATTTTGCCGCGACGGGAAGGCGATGGCCTCGGCATAATCCGCCCATGCTTTCTCGAATCGCCGCCGCGGTCGCGGCGGTTGTGCGCCGCATGCGGAAGCCCAAAGGGGGCGACGGCCGTCGTTTCGCCGGCACCCGGGGCGTGGGTGATCGGGGCGAGGCGCTCGCCGTCGGCGTTCTCCGCCGCGAGGGGTTCCGCATCCTCGAGAGGAACTTCCGCACGCCGGCCGGAGAGGTCGACATCGTCGCCGAAGAAGGGGGAACGCTCTGTTTCGTCGAGGTCAAATGGCGCCGCGGAACCGGGGCGGGCCATCCGGCGGAAGCGGTCACGCCGGAAAAGCAGCGGCGGCTCGCCCGCGCGGCCGAGTGGTATCTCGCGCGGCGCCGGATGCGCGAGCGCTTTTGCCGCTTCGACGTCGTCGCGATCCTTTCCGCGGAAGGTTCGGCGCCGCGCATCGAGATCTTCCGCGACGCCTTCCGCGGTCCATTCCCGCCCCGGCGCCGGAGGTGACCGTGCCGTTCCTTGCGGCATTCCGGAAGAAATCCACTGGCATCGTTCCTGCATTCCTGATCGTGCGTCAGGAGCACATACGTGAAGACCCTCTGCGCGCTGATCGGAGCGTTTTTCCTCGTCGCCGGCATCGCCGTCCTCGTCGCGGGACCGCCGGGGAATTCTCCGCGCACGACGCAGAGGGCGAGAGCTTCCCGCCCGGCGCACGTGACCGGGCATCCGCCCCTCCTGTGGGAAGCCGACGTCGACCGCTCGGGCGCGAGGACGTCCGCGGCGAAGGCCGTGTCCGGAAACCGGTGACGTTCTCGCCGCGCCGCGACGTCCTCGCCTTCCTCATCCTCGTCGCGGCGGGGTCCCAGACGCGCTGCACGGTCATCCACGGCATCGTCGCGTCCGAGAAGCGGGAGATCTATCGTTTCCAGGCCGACTTCGGCGTCGAGGACCCTCAGTTCCGGCGCTCGCTCGACACGATGAACAGCACGATGATCGGCGGCAATTCCGCGGATCTCCTCGAGAACGGCGACGCGATCTTCCCGGCGATGACCGCCGACATTCGCGCCGCGAAGACGAGCGTCAACCTCGAGTCCTACATCTTCCAGCCGGACGACGCCGGACGGCAGTTCGCCGCGGCGATGATCGACGCCGCTCGGCGGGGGGTCGAGGTCCGGCTGCTGATCGACGCGTACGGCGGAAAGCTCGGCGACCTCGAGGAACCGTTGAAGCGGGCGGGGGTCAACGTTCGGGAATATCGCCCGATTCGCCTCTTCTCGATCTACAAGATCGGCAAACGGACGCACCGCAAGCTCCTCATCGTCGACGGGAAGATCGGCTACACGGGAGGGCTCGGGATCGACGAGCGCTGGCTCGGCAACGCCCGCAACACGAAGGAGTGGCGCGACACGCAGGTGCGGGTCGAAGGACCGGTCGCCGCGCAGATGCAGGCCATCTTCTCGGAGGACTGGACCTACACGACGGGCGAGATCCTCGCGGGGGACCGCTTTTTTCCGAAGATCCCGCCGGCCGGCGACGTCGAGGCGGAAGCGATCAAGGCCTCGCGCGGCGACGCGTCGTCCCTGCCGAAGATGCTCTACTACATGGCCATCCAGTCGGCCCGGAAGACGATCCGCATCCAGAACGCGTACTTCCTCCCCGACAAGCAGACGCGCAACGCGCTGATCCGCGCCGTCCAGCGGGGCGTGGACGTGCAGGTGATGGTGCCCGGGACGAAGATCGACCTGCCCATGGTGCGCCTCGCCTCGCGGCTGCACTACGGACCCCTCCTCGAAGCGGGAGTGAAGATCTTCGAGTACCAGCCGACGATGATGCACAACAAGGTCTTTCTGGTCGACGGAATCTTCGCGACGATCGGATCGATCAACTTCGACCAGCGCTCGATGGGAAAGAACGCGGAGGAGAGCCTGGTCTTCTACGACCGCGCTTTCGCGGACCGCG includes:
- a CDS encoding phage holin family protein → MEEPESSEPAPGAWGEWKDSAAAFARSARALASVRWAMFRGEAGAWARGMAVRAAMLVVALALMVLASALLVAGLVAALYAWWGTLVGAIFAVFGLCVLAAAGLGFAGWRGIAAPSLRRTAEELRRDFDAFTGPEP
- a CDS encoding arginine--tRNA ligase; the encoded protein is MSRFSLYGARRVELAEAVSRAIAAAFGAAPPGTVELERPADPAHGDYSTTAAFDLARTLRRAPRDIAREIAGSIVLPPGFAEARVEGAGYVNFRLDRAAFVARFFAEEESAIPRAGAAAKVIVEHTNINPNKAAHIGHLRNAILGDTLVRCLRASGHAVEVQNYIDDTGVQVADVVVGFWDLRRWSLDRIREAIERPASAGERYRAFGDLCWEVYAEVGRWYESDVSTKGLRNETLHAMEEGGNARAAAAALISEAITREHVATMGRLGVRYDLLPRESDILAKHFWTRAFELLEARGAIVLETEGKHAGCWVMRLTHSEEFAGLEEPDKILVRSNGTVTYTGKDIAYQLWKFGKLGLDFDYAPFVPDWNAARGAADSVPAEVRDHPIWRTETGATGDHPPFGAAARVINVIDQRQSYPQKVVREGLRALGREAEAEQSIHFAYEMVAMTPKSVARLAEEFGDEYRLSDEDRGKAVVEMSGRKGLGVKANDLLELLIGEARKRSVSNELAPPSEDTGNAQAEAIAVGALRYFMLKFGRNKIIAFDFDEALAFEGDTGPYLQYSFVRVENILRKLRERGLSAEVDPATLGDAPWEDDLWELFVEAARIDDVVARAVEALEIAAVARHAYALAQAFSRFYHRHPIVSEEDPRLRARRLAAALAFRSGLSRLLALLGIPSPEKM
- a CDS encoding YraN family protein, giving the protein MLSRIAAAVAAVVRRMRKPKGGDGRRFAGTRGVGDRGEALAVGVLRREGFRILERNFRTPAGEVDIVAEEGGTLCFVEVKWRRGTGAGHPAEAVTPEKQRRLARAAEWYLARRRMRERFCRFDVVAILSAEGSAPRIEIFRDAFRGPFPPRRRR
- a CDS encoding phospholipase D-like domain-containing protein, with the protein product MTFSPRRDVLAFLILVAAGSQTRCTVIHGIVASEKREIYRFQADFGVEDPQFRRSLDTMNSTMIGGNSADLLENGDAIFPAMTADIRAAKTSVNLESYIFQPDDAGRQFAAAMIDAARRGVEVRLLIDAYGGKLGDLEEPLKRAGVNVREYRPIRLFSIYKIGKRTHRKLLIVDGKIGYTGGLGIDERWLGNARNTKEWRDTQVRVEGPVAAQMQAIFSEDWTYTTGEILAGDRFFPKIPPAGDVEAEAIKASRGDASSLPKMLYYMAIQSARKTIRIQNAYFLPDKQTRNALIRAVQRGVDVQVMVPGTKIDLPMVRLASRLHYGPLLEAGVKIFEYQPTMMHNKVFLVDGIFATIGSINFDQRSMGKNAEESLVFYDRAFADRVQHMFDDDMKRCRQVTHRTWSHRGLAARISELIFWIWEPYY